From Motilibacter peucedani, the proteins below share one genomic window:
- a CDS encoding DUF4446 family protein codes for MPDLSAHDAGTVALVACVVAALALLLAAWALLRLRSTRRQLAVLGAEGGHDVLTLMARQSAQVAEVRAETAAAMAEARRARAEVADSLRHVAVVRYDAFGDMGGRLSFSAALLDDGGDGVVLTSINGRSETRTYAKGVKAGASEHALSPEEEQAVSFARRGEGARR; via the coding sequence GTGCCAGACCTGAGTGCCCACGACGCCGGCACGGTCGCGCTCGTCGCGTGCGTCGTGGCCGCCCTGGCGCTGCTGCTCGCGGCCTGGGCCCTGCTCCGCCTGCGCTCGACCCGCCGACAGCTCGCGGTGCTCGGGGCCGAGGGCGGGCACGACGTCCTCACGCTGATGGCGCGCCAGTCGGCGCAGGTCGCCGAGGTGCGCGCCGAGACCGCCGCCGCGATGGCCGAGGCGCGCAGGGCCCGCGCCGAGGTGGCCGACTCCCTGCGCCACGTGGCCGTCGTCCGCTACGACGCCTTCGGCGACATGGGCGGACGGCTCTCGTTCTCCGCCGCGCTGCTCGACGACGGCGGCGACGGCGTGGTGCTCACCTCGATCAACGGGCGCTCCGAGACCCGCACCTACGCCAAGGGCGTGAAGGCCGGCGCCAGCGAGCACGCCCTCTCGCCCGAGGAGGAGCAGGCCGTGTCGTTCGCGCGGCGCGGCGAGGGCGCGCGCCGGTGA
- a CDS encoding glycosyltransferase 87 family protein: MQPAPRPRSGAGPRTSGPWSGIPWSWWLLGVAVLLLGVGPVLVPDLDVAAWRRNVDLEVYRAAGQSLLQGRSLYDYVTDVPNLLPFTYPPFAAVVAVPLAMVPFGVAQGAWVVVQVALMVLVTAISARPLLARCGDAAPVALAALTTAGCWTLPVDDGLYFGQVGVALTALCLVDVTRRGRWVPGSLVGAAAAIKLTPALFAVFYVLAGRLREARGAVVSAVVLTVGTALVVPHATFVYWGQAFFDSSRIGSTSIAYNGSIIGAAARLGPSGTGGHLLWGVIGTAVTAYGLWLAAKLSRAGEQVLAVAVVGLLTVLVSPIAWLHHMVWVVPAMLGLVGDGRARLRTAAGVAVWLLYCAPLELPWRAGRWMYAGAAPLPLERLAQSSFSAGAVLIFVAVHVLVLRGGTRPAPDRDGQAAPVDEAEQGLALSEHH; the protein is encoded by the coding sequence GTGCAGCCGGCTCCCCGACCCCGCTCCGGCGCAGGTCCGCGGACGTCGGGGCCCTGGTCGGGCATCCCGTGGTCGTGGTGGCTGCTCGGCGTCGCGGTGCTGCTGCTCGGCGTCGGGCCGGTGCTCGTGCCCGACCTCGACGTGGCCGCCTGGCGGCGCAACGTCGACCTCGAGGTCTACCGCGCGGCGGGCCAGTCGCTGCTGCAGGGCCGCTCGCTCTACGACTACGTCACCGACGTGCCGAACCTGCTGCCGTTCACCTACCCGCCGTTCGCGGCCGTGGTCGCCGTGCCGCTCGCGATGGTGCCCTTCGGCGTCGCGCAGGGCGCGTGGGTCGTGGTCCAGGTGGCGCTGATGGTGCTGGTCACCGCGATCAGCGCGCGGCCGCTGCTGGCCCGCTGCGGCGACGCGGCTCCCGTCGCGCTGGCGGCGCTGACCACCGCAGGGTGCTGGACCCTGCCGGTCGACGACGGGCTCTACTTCGGCCAGGTCGGCGTCGCGCTCACGGCCCTGTGCCTGGTCGACGTCACCCGCCGCGGCCGCTGGGTGCCCGGCTCGCTCGTCGGTGCAGCCGCGGCGATCAAGCTGACCCCTGCGCTGTTCGCCGTGTTCTACGTGCTGGCCGGGCGTCTCCGGGAGGCGCGCGGCGCGGTCGTGTCGGCGGTGGTGCTCACGGTCGGCACGGCTCTGGTCGTGCCGCACGCGACGTTCGTCTACTGGGGCCAGGCGTTCTTCGACTCCTCGCGCATCGGCAGCACGAGCATCGCCTACAACGGCTCGATCATCGGCGCGGCGGCGCGGCTCGGCCCCTCCGGCACCGGGGGGCACCTGCTCTGGGGCGTCATCGGCACCGCCGTCACGGCCTACGGCCTGTGGCTGGCGGCCAAGCTGTCGCGCGCGGGCGAGCAGGTGCTGGCCGTCGCGGTCGTCGGCCTGCTCACCGTGCTCGTCTCGCCCATCGCCTGGCTCCACCACATGGTCTGGGTCGTGCCGGCGATGCTCGGGCTGGTGGGCGACGGCCGCGCCCGGCTGCGCACGGCCGCAGGGGTCGCGGTCTGGCTGCTCTACTGCGCGCCGCTCGAGCTGCCCTGGCGCGCCGGGCGCTGGATGTACGCCGGTGCCGCCCCCCTGCCGCTCGAGCGCCTCGCGCAGTCCTCCTTCAGCGCCGGGGCCGTGCTCATCTTCGTCGCCGTCCACGTGCTCGTGCTGCGCGGAGGGACCCGCCCGGCGCCGGACCGCGACGGGCAGGCCGCGCCGGTCGACGAGGCAGAGCAGGGCCTCGCCCTGTCCGAGCACCACTGA